The Hymenobacter oligotrophus genome has a window encoding:
- a CDS encoding ABC transporter ATP-binding protein, with the protein MDLTIRNVSKTYANGKQALRNVSLTIPPGMYGLLGPNGAGKSTLMRILAGLQQPDAGEISLGDIDVRRQKEALRRTLGYLPQEFGVYPKSTAEDLLDYFAMLEGIARRADRRQVVEALLRQTNLWEVRRQKLGGFSGGMKQRFGVAVALLGNPRLMIVDEPTAGLDPAERVRFLNLLSELGEQSVVLLSTHIVEDVAELCTRMAIINQGEILLEGEPLREVAELHGHIWRRIIARDELPTLMHEHAVISTKLQAGRTVVHVYSEGKPGNGFEAIEPDLEDVYFSVMAGHRGRLAAHPTLEVAS; encoded by the coding sequence ATGGACTTAACTATCCGCAACGTTTCCAAAACCTACGCCAACGGCAAGCAAGCCTTGCGCAATGTGTCGCTCACCATTCCGCCGGGCATGTACGGCTTGCTCGGCCCGAACGGAGCGGGCAAAAGCACGCTCATGCGCATACTGGCTGGCCTGCAGCAACCCGACGCGGGCGAAATCAGCCTCGGCGACATTGATGTGCGGCGTCAGAAAGAAGCGCTGCGCCGCACGCTGGGCTACCTGCCCCAGGAGTTCGGCGTGTACCCCAAATCGACGGCCGAAGATCTGCTCGATTACTTTGCCATGCTTGAGGGCATCGCCAGGCGCGCCGACCGCCGCCAAGTGGTAGAAGCACTGCTGCGGCAAACCAACCTGTGGGAGGTGCGCCGGCAAAAGCTGGGCGGCTTTTCGGGGGGCATGAAGCAGCGCTTTGGTGTGGCGGTAGCCCTGCTCGGCAACCCTAGGTTGATGATTGTGGACGAGCCCACAGCCGGCCTCGACCCGGCCGAGCGGGTGCGTTTCCTGAACCTGCTCAGCGAGCTGGGCGAGCAAAGCGTGGTGCTGCTTTCTACCCACATCGTGGAAGACGTGGCCGAGCTGTGCACGCGCATGGCCATCATCAACCAAGGCGAAATACTGCTCGAGGGCGAACCGCTGCGCGAAGTTGCCGAGCTGCACGGCCACATTTGGCGGCGCATAATTGCCCGCGACGAGCTGCCGACGCTGATGCATGAGCACGCCGTCATATCCACCAAGCTGCAGGCGGGGCGCACCGTGGTGCACGTGTACAGCGAGGGCAAGCCAGGTAACGGGTTCGAGGCTATCGAACCCGATCTGGAAGACGTGTACTTCAGCGTGATGGCCGGGCACCGTGGCCGGCTGGCGGCTCACCCCACACTCGAGGTTGCATCATGA
- a CDS encoding cupin domain-containing protein yields MNSTVTHQEMLFEEIASQLQERGFTIVAHDPGRPWGGFFVIDEAQAQEFADTYFAGLPVDELKIAGKLSPKMLLVAPHKRLSWQYHHRRAEIWRVVEGPVGIATSLTDAEAPAKTYGPGEQITLKQGERHRLVGLDDWGVVAEIWQHTDATNPSNEDDIVRVQDDFGR; encoded by the coding sequence ATGAACTCCACCGTCACTCACCAGGAAATGCTCTTCGAGGAAATTGCCAGCCAGCTTCAGGAGCGGGGTTTCACAATTGTGGCGCACGACCCAGGCCGGCCGTGGGGAGGGTTCTTCGTTATCGACGAGGCGCAGGCCCAGGAGTTTGCCGACACCTACTTCGCCGGGCTGCCGGTGGATGAGCTGAAGATTGCCGGCAAGCTGAGCCCCAAAATGTTGTTGGTGGCGCCGCACAAGCGATTATCGTGGCAGTACCACCACCGCCGCGCCGAAATCTGGCGCGTGGTGGAAGGCCCGGTGGGCATAGCCACCAGCCTCACCGATGCCGAAGCGCCAGCCAAAACCTACGGCCCCGGCGAGCAAATAACCCTAAAGCAAGGCGAGCGGCACCGCTTGGTAGGCCTCGACGACTGGGGCGTGGTAGCCGAAATTTGGCAGCACACCGACGCCACCAACCCCTCGAACGAAGACGACATTGTGCGGGTGCAGGACGACTTCGGCCGCTAA
- a CDS encoding M13 family metallopeptidase: protein MTRSFAFGKWLLAFPLLGAALGSCSPSGGSGTAQTDILQSSLDTTVHPGDDFFTYANGGWLKRHPIPNSESSWGIGREVQNEVYARLRALSEEAAKANAAPGSNQQKIGDFYATGMDSARIEQQGIAPLKPELDRIAAIRTPQEVMATVAHLQPLGVNALMGMYVTQDAKNSEKMALYLYQGGLGLPNRDYYFNTDKRTAGIRQQYGHHVARMFQLLGQDSVTARQNSNRVVRLETALAKSSRKLEDLRDPYANYNKLAVADLGKLASNVEWRAVLNQMELQKADTVIVGQPEFYRTAGQLLKTASVDDWKAYLQWHVVHTFAPNLSSNFDNENFRFYGTVLQGSKQQRPRWKRVLDREEDAMGEMLGQLFVKEYFRPETKQRYEKLVENVTASFREHIQQLDWMSDSTKQKALVKLSKITKKVGYPDKWKDYSSLKVDRSSYVQNVMRANQWAYRYRVNKLGRPVDRTEWDMTPQTYNAYYNPSNNEIVLPAAIFAIPGLKDEDADDATIYGYAGASTIGHELTHGFDDEGSQYDEKGNLRNWWTKQDRAEFKKRVNQIVRQFNGYTVLDSLRINGKATAGENIADLGGIVIAYDAFKKTEQYKKGEKLAGLTPTQRYLLGYALGWQSHQRPEDLAQRIMTDVHSPAQYRVNGPMADVPAFYEAFKVQPTHKLFRPDSARVRIW, encoded by the coding sequence ATGACGCGTTCTTTTGCCTTCGGCAAATGGCTGTTGGCTTTTCCGCTACTTGGCGCGGCCCTAGGTAGCTGCAGCCCCTCGGGCGGCTCGGGCACGGCCCAAACCGACATCCTGCAAAGCAGCCTCGACACCACCGTTCACCCCGGCGACGACTTTTTCACCTACGCCAACGGCGGCTGGCTGAAGCGCCACCCCATTCCGAATTCGGAAAGCTCGTGGGGCATTGGCCGCGAGGTGCAAAACGAGGTGTACGCCCGCTTGCGCGCCCTGAGCGAAGAGGCCGCCAAAGCCAATGCCGCACCAGGCAGCAATCAGCAGAAGATTGGCGACTTCTACGCCACCGGCATGGATTCGGCGCGTATAGAGCAGCAAGGCATTGCGCCGCTGAAGCCCGAGCTCGACCGCATTGCCGCCATCCGTACGCCGCAAGAGGTAATGGCCACCGTGGCGCACCTGCAGCCCCTAGGTGTAAATGCCCTGATGGGCATGTACGTAACGCAGGATGCCAAAAACAGCGAGAAAATGGCGCTGTACCTGTATCAGGGCGGCCTAGGCTTGCCCAACCGCGACTACTACTTCAACACGGACAAGCGCACGGCGGGCATCCGGCAGCAGTACGGGCACCACGTGGCGCGCATGTTTCAGCTGCTGGGGCAGGACTCGGTTACGGCCCGCCAGAACAGCAACCGCGTGGTGCGGCTGGAAACGGCTTTGGCTAAGTCGTCGCGCAAGCTCGAAGACCTGCGCGACCCCTACGCCAACTACAACAAACTGGCAGTGGCCGACCTAGGCAAGCTGGCTAGCAACGTGGAGTGGCGCGCCGTGCTCAACCAAATGGAGCTGCAGAAGGCCGACACCGTGATTGTGGGCCAGCCCGAGTTTTACCGCACGGCCGGGCAGCTGCTGAAAACCGCATCGGTGGACGACTGGAAGGCCTACCTGCAGTGGCATGTGGTGCACACCTTCGCGCCCAACCTCAGCAGCAACTTCGACAACGAGAACTTCCGCTTCTACGGCACGGTGCTGCAGGGCAGCAAGCAGCAGCGCCCCCGCTGGAAGCGCGTGCTCGACCGCGAAGAAGACGCCATGGGCGAAATGCTGGGTCAGCTGTTCGTGAAGGAATACTTCCGGCCCGAAACCAAACAGCGCTACGAGAAGCTCGTCGAAAACGTAACGGCGTCGTTCCGCGAGCATATTCAGCAGCTCGATTGGATGAGCGACTCGACCAAGCAAAAAGCCTTGGTGAAGCTGAGCAAGATCACCAAGAAGGTAGGCTACCCCGATAAATGGAAGGACTACTCCTCGCTAAAGGTCGACCGCAGCTCGTACGTGCAAAACGTGATGCGCGCCAACCAGTGGGCCTACCGCTACCGCGTAAACAAGCTGGGCCGCCCCGTCGACCGCACCGAGTGGGACATGACGCCCCAGACCTACAACGCCTACTACAACCCCTCGAACAACGAGATTGTGTTGCCGGCGGCCATCTTCGCCATACCGGGCCTGAAGGACGAAGACGCCGACGACGCCACCATTTACGGCTACGCCGGAGCCAGCACCATCGGCCACGAGCTTACCCACGGTTTCGACGACGAAGGCAGCCAGTACGACGAAAAAGGCAACTTGCGCAACTGGTGGACGAAGCAAGACCGCGCCGAGTTTAAGAAGCGCGTAAACCAGATTGTGCGCCAGTTCAACGGCTACACCGTGCTCGATTCGTTGCGCATCAACGGCAAGGCCACGGCCGGCGAAAACATTGCCGACTTGGGCGGCATCGTCATTGCCTACGACGCCTTCAAGAAAACCGAGCAGTACAAAAAAGGCGAAAAGCTGGCGGGCCTCACGCCCACGCAGCGCTACTTGTTGGGCTACGCCCTAGGTTGGCAAAGCCACCAACGCCCCGAGGACCTGGCCCAGCGCATTATGACGGACGTGCACTCGCCGGCGCAATACCGCGTAAACGGCCCCATGGCCGATGTGCCCGCGTTCTACGAGGCCTTTAAGGTGCAGCCCACGCACAAGCTGTTTCGGCCCGATAGCGCCCGCGTGCGCATTTGGTAA
- a CDS encoding TIGR04283 family arsenosugar biosynthesis glycosyltransferase, whose translation MHSAAPAPHHLAAAPDSVSIIIPAYQEAEAIGPLVHYLRQACGEQAGVEIIVADGQSPDATAAVAEAAGARVLVCPRKGRAAQMNHGASAAQGQTLYFLHADSYPPPGFLADIRRAVQQGYGSGCYRLAFDHPHWFLRASAWFTRFDWDAVRFGDQSLFVRRAVFEQAGGFREEMIVLEDQEIIGRLRRFGRFALLPGRVTTSARKYLENGVFRLQSIFFIICLLYRLGVSQPNLKRVYRALIRQNKI comes from the coding sequence ATGCACTCCGCTGCCCCTGCGCCCCACCACCTAGCCGCTGCTCCGGATTCGGTAAGTATTATTATTCCGGCGTACCAGGAGGCCGAGGCCATTGGCCCGTTGGTGCACTACCTGCGCCAGGCCTGCGGCGAGCAAGCCGGCGTGGAAATTATTGTGGCCGATGGGCAAAGCCCCGACGCCACGGCCGCCGTGGCCGAAGCCGCCGGAGCGCGCGTGCTCGTTTGCCCGCGCAAGGGCCGCGCCGCCCAAATGAACCACGGCGCCAGCGCAGCCCAAGGGCAAACCCTGTACTTTTTGCACGCCGACAGCTACCCACCGCCGGGCTTCCTGGCCGACATCCGGCGGGCAGTGCAGCAGGGCTACGGCAGCGGCTGCTACCGCCTCGCCTTCGACCACCCGCACTGGTTTTTGCGGGCCAGTGCGTGGTTTACCCGCTTCGATTGGGACGCGGTGCGCTTCGGCGACCAAAGCCTGTTTGTGCGGCGTGCGGTGTTCGAGCAAGCCGGCGGATTTCGCGAGGAAATGATTGTGCTCGAAGACCAGGAAATCATCGGGCGGCTGCGGCGCTTCGGGCGGTTTGCCCTATTGCCGGGCCGCGTAACCACCTCGGCCCGCAAGTACCTCGAAAACGGCGTTTTCCGGCTGCAGAGTATCTTTTTTATCATCTGCCTGCTGTACCGTTTGGGCGTATCGCAGCCCAACCTCAAGCGCGTGTACCGCGCCCTGATTCGGCAAAACAAAATCTGA
- a CDS encoding sensor histidine kinase, producing the protein MSLRAKYILFVTLVQVAIAVLAVQFLASKTWLFFVTEGLLVVTAWISVQLYRGFVRPLNLIAAGTQAIRSRDFTMKFLPVGQTEMDQLIDTYNTMIDELRQERITQHEKSYLLERLIAASPAGILLLSFDGTIESLNPAAERCLQLPPAELLGRRPAELPGEWGRALGALQAGQPQVVQLSGMQTYRASTSHFLDRGFTRYFILLEELTQELIRQEKQAYEKLIRMMSHEINNSIGAVNSILQSFRYYAPQLAEDDRPDFEEALDVSVNRNTHLANFIASFANLVRLPAPTPRPTDVHELLKATCRLLQVQSEKRNIKWHWELAPGPLYVALDAQQMEQALLNICKNALEAIDHDGHLWVRTSAQPPAVVIENDGPGIPAEVQPHLFTPFFSTKRDGQGIGLTMIRDILLHHGFPFSLATQPNGRTAFSIGLASATGAPVPSAPVAKSPVPATPA; encoded by the coding sequence ATGAGCTTACGCGCCAAGTACATTCTGTTCGTTACGCTGGTTCAGGTAGCCATTGCGGTGCTGGCGGTTCAGTTTCTGGCCTCCAAAACCTGGCTGTTTTTTGTCACCGAGGGGCTGTTGGTCGTTACGGCCTGGATCAGCGTTCAACTGTACCGTGGCTTTGTGCGGCCCCTCAACCTGATTGCGGCCGGCACGCAGGCCATTCGCTCGCGCGATTTCACCATGAAGTTTTTGCCCGTGGGCCAAACGGAAATGGATCAGCTGATTGACACCTACAACACCATGATCGACGAGTTGCGGCAGGAGCGCATCACGCAGCACGAAAAAAGCTACCTGTTGGAGCGGCTGATTGCGGCTTCGCCGGCGGGCATTCTGCTGCTGAGCTTCGACGGCACTATTGAGTCGCTGAACCCGGCGGCCGAGCGCTGCCTGCAGCTGCCTCCGGCCGAGCTGCTGGGCAGACGGCCCGCCGAGCTGCCCGGCGAGTGGGGCCGCGCCCTAGGTGCGCTGCAGGCCGGGCAGCCGCAGGTGGTGCAGCTTTCGGGCATGCAAACGTACCGGGCCAGCACCTCGCACTTCCTCGACCGGGGTTTTACACGCTACTTTATTTTGCTGGAAGAGCTGACGCAAGAGCTCATTCGGCAGGAAAAGCAAGCCTACGAAAAGCTCATCCGGATGATGTCGCACGAGATAAACAACTCCATCGGCGCCGTCAACTCCATTCTGCAGTCGTTCCGGTACTATGCCCCGCAGTTGGCCGAAGACGACCGCCCCGATTTTGAGGAAGCCCTGGATGTATCGGTAAACCGCAATACGCACCTGGCCAACTTTATTGCCAGCTTTGCCAACCTGGTGCGGCTGCCCGCGCCCACCCCGCGCCCCACCGACGTGCATGAGCTGCTGAAAGCCACGTGCCGCCTGTTGCAAGTGCAAAGCGAGAAGCGCAACATTAAGTGGCACTGGGAGCTGGCGCCCGGCCCGTTGTACGTGGCTCTCGATGCGCAGCAAATGGAGCAGGCCCTGCTGAACATCTGCAAAAACGCCCTCGAAGCCATCGACCACGACGGCCACCTGTGGGTGCGCACCAGCGCGCAGCCGCCCGCGGTAGTCATCGAGAACGACGGCCCCGGCATACCCGCCGAAGTGCAGCCGCACTTGTTTACGCCCTTCTTCAGCACGAAGCGCGACGGCCAGGGCATTGGCCTCACCATGATTCGCGACATTTTGCTGCACCACGGCTTTCCGTTTAGCCTGGCCACGCAGCCCAACGGCCGCACGGCCTTTTCCATTGGCCTGGCTAGCGCCACCGGCGCTCCGGTGCCCAGCGCCCCTGTTGCCAAAAGCCCCGTGCCCGCTACCCCGGCCTGA